From the Deltaproteobacteria bacterium genome, the window CCTGGCCAGGGACTTGATCAGGAACCATGCTGCACAGGGGCTCACACCTGATCAACAAGATGATATAATTAATACTATTGATGGGATAGTCAGTGACCCCGGCTAGATGAAAAGACTCGAGAAAGCGGTCGGATGAGAGAGCCGCAAACTGGCAGTGGGAGAGTTTCTATTGTCTGAGGCCGTCAGGCCGAGTATAGGAGGTCGAGTGGAGCGAGACTTAGAACGGACGAGAAAGCTCGTTCAGAGAGCGGAACGGGCGTTTTCCAGTGACGATTAATCAAACACTCGGATCTTTCGCTTACCCCGCCTCAATCGGCCATCCAAAAGGAGTCTTCGGCCCGCAGGGGCTGAGCGGTACGGGATGATGATTGACCAACCAGAGAGGCAGGTACCTGAGAACGCGACCGGGGGCGTTTATCTCAGGTCTCTTACCAAGCGCTTCGGAAGGGTCCTGGCTGTTGACAACCTAACCCTCCACGTCAGGGAGGGGGAGCTCTTGACTCTCCTGGGCCCGAGCGGTTCAGGGAAAACCACGACCCTCATGCTCATAGCCGGATTTGAACTACCTACATCGGGTGAGATCTTTATCCGCGGAAAGAACATCCTTCTAGTTCCTCCCTTTAAGAGAAACATCGGCATGGTCTTTCAAAACTACGCCCTCTTCCCACACATGACGGTTTTCGACAACATAGCCTTTCCTTTACAGATGCGTAAGATCGGCAAGAAGGACACAGAGGAGAAGGTCTCGAGAGTGCTCGAACTCGTCAAGCTCCCGGGATTCGAAAACCGATACCCCAGGCAACTCAGCGGCGGACAGCAGCAGCGTGTAGCCCTTGCGCGGGCTCTTGTCTACGATCCCCCCCTGCTGCTGATGGATGAGCCTCTTGGAGCCCTCGACAAAAAGCTGCGGGAATACATGCAGATCGAGATCAGAAACCTCCAGAGGGAGTTGAAGATCACGAGCATCTATGTGACTCACGATCAGCAAGAAGCGCTGACCATGTCCGACCGGATCGCGGTTTTCAACGAAGGCAGAATCCAACAGGTGGGAACACCCGACGAACTCTACGAACGACCGATCAGCCGGTTTGTGGCCGATTTTATCGGGGAGTCCAATTTTATCCGGGGAAGGATAAGCAGGCTCGATGGAGAATCCGGGGTCATGGCAACAGCGGATGGAATCGATATTCCGTGCCCGCTTTTGCCGGGATTTCAGCTCCATCAAGAGGTAGAGCTTACCATCCGGCCGGAGAAAATCAAGTTCGCCGACACCTCAGAACACCTGGGTGTGGTGCTCGAGGGTTTGGTGGAGGAGCGGATCTATGTAGGCGAAATTGTTAGATACCGAATCAAGATTTCCGAGAACCAGACCATCGATCTCAAACAGCAGATCAGCCACGGGGTGAAACCCTTCAACAAGGGGGATCGTGTCTGCGTGGGATGGAGTCTTGAAGACTCCAAAATCCTCTAAAAAACAAAGAGGGAAAGGGGGTGAATTTGCTCTAACTCAGAAGGATCCCATGTTTTTGGAAAATATGGAAAGGAGGGTACCAATGAAGATTCGATGCTCTTGGGTCTGTGTGATCTTGGCCTTTGTCGCCGTGTTGGTTCTAACTAATTCGGGTTATGCTGCTCAGAGGAAACTCGTAATCGTGGGATGGGGTGGTGCCTGGGAGGAGGGTATCAAGAAGGCCTTTGCCGATCCCTTTGAGAAAGAGACAGGTATCAGGGTGATTTTCACTGGGCCCATCGACTTCGGCAAGATGAAGGCCATGGTGGAAAGCGGAAAAGTTGAGTGGGACGTCCTACAGGCTGGTGACTTCCGGATTCTCCCCGCTGCCAAGGCCGGTCTGCTGGAGCCGATCGATTACAGCATCGTGGACAAGAGTGTGCTATTCCCGGGTGCGGCCCGTGAATACGGGTGTGGCGGAGAGTACGAGGCCATGGTACTTGGATACAGGACAGATACCTACAAGGACAAAACCCCAAAGGGGTGGAAGGACTTCTGGGATGTGAAGAGATTCCCGGGCCCCCGATCCCTTTACAAGGGGGTTTTCTATACCCTGGAGGCGGCACTGCTCGCCGATGGAGTCCCACCGGATAAGCTCTATCCTCTGGACGAGGATCGTGCCTTCGCCTCCTTGGACCGGATCAAGCCCCATGTGACCGTCTGGTGGAGAATGGGTTCGCAATCCCAGGCACTGCTCAAGGATCACGAGGTGGACATGATCTCCGCCTGGAACGGTCGGGTTGCTAAGCTCATCCATCGAGGAGATCCAGTGGCTATTAGTTGGGAACAGGCCCTGTTCGTTCAGTCGGCCTGGGCTGTGGTAAAGAACGCCCCCCACAAGAAGGAGGCCATGGAGTTCATCAACTTCGCCGGACGAGCAAAGAACCAGGCCGTCATGGCCGAGCACATCTACTACGGCCCGACAAATCCTGAAGCCTTGAAATACATCCCGGAAAAAGTCGCCAGATGGATGCCCAGCTACCCTGAGAATTTCAAGAAAAGCATAGAGCTTAGCGGCCGTTATTGGGAAAAGAACCGGGATCGACTCACCGAGAAATTCGAAGCTTGGCTGATGAAATGACGGGTCCGGGCCGATCCGAGGAGACAAGGGTCGGCCCGTTATTCAAGAAAGGCGGGTCAAGAGCCGAAGGGAGGGAGTAAGCCTCAGCCGTGAACAAAAGGAGACAGAGCATTGTTCCAAAGATGGGCACTTGGATCGTGCGGTACCGGTGGATACCCCTACTCCCCCTGTTGGCATATCTCGTTGTTTTCTTCGTTCTTCCCATGTCAAAGGCCTTTTATGGAAGCCTATGGGACCCCCATTTTACCCTGGCACATTACTCGCATTTCTTCAGGCAGCCCGTCTATCTCAAGGTGATAATCAATTCCTTCAAGATCGCCCTAATGGTGACGCTTTTTTCTCTCCTCCTGGGCTATCCGTATGCCTATCTCCTTTCGAGCGTCTCCGAAAGAACGGCCAGCAAACTCCTGGTCTTTGTCCTTCTCCCCTTCTGGATAAGCCTTCTTGTAAGAAACTATGCATGGATGGTCCTTCTCGGAAGAAACGGTGTCTTCAATACGATTCTCCTGAGTACGGGGTTGGTCTCCAAACCCATAAAACTCCTCTACAGCTCCCGTGGTGTCGATATCGCCATGGTTCATATTATGCTGCCCTATATGATCCTGTCCCTTTACGCCGTCATGAAAGGCATCGACCGGAACCTCCTCAAGGCGGCCCAGAGTTTGGGAGCCAACCGTCTTCGAACCTTTGTCCGGATCTTTCTTCCACTTTCTCTCCCTGGAGTCGGAGGAGGATGCCTGATGGTCTTCATAATGGCCATCGGCTTTTTCATCACACCGGCCCTCCTTGGAGGTCCAAAGGACACTATGATCGCTCAACTCATTGAACAGAACGTGACCCTTTTGCTCAACTGGGGATTCGCCTTTGCAGCCTCCTTTGTCCTGCTTTTGCTCACCGTGTTGATCCTGCTGGTCTACAACCGCTTTCTCGGTCTGGATAGATTGTGGGGAGGGACAGGGGACTAGGATGGATCTCCGGCCTTCACAGGTTGCGAAAACCTACGGCTCCGGAACGGATTGGGCTTCGCTGAGCCTTTATGTGGTCTGCGGGCTGGTTGCATTCTATCTGATTCTCCCAATCCTGGTCGTCTTCCCCATGTCCTTCTCCTCTGCGGAGTTCCTCACCTTCCCTCCTCCTGGGTTTTCCTTGAAGTGGTTCCTCCGTTACTTTGGAGATCCTTCGTGGATAGGGCCGACCATAGTGAGTCTACAAGTAGCTGCCATGGCCATGATCCTCAGTACGGTTCTGGGAACCCTCGCGGCCATGGCGCTTGTCCGTGCTCGAATAGCGGGCAGGGCGATAATCCACACCTTCATCCTCTTCCCCATGATCATTCCTGTTATCATCATTTCCATCGCCCTTTACAGCTTCTTCACGAAGATCGGCCTCCGAGGTACCAGGATCGGGCTTGTTGTGGGCCATTCCCTCCTCTGTATCCCCTTTGTGGTTCTCACCGTTTCTGCTTCTCTCAAGGGGTTTGACGAAACCCTCGAGAAGGCGGCAATGATCTGCGGGGCCAGCCGGCTGAAGACCTTCGCCAGAATAACATTCCCCATGATCCGCCCGGGACTCATCTCCGGAGCCCTGTTTGCCTTCATCGTCTCCTTTGATGAGATCGTGATCTCCATGTTCATCTGTGGCATTGACACCAAAACCCTTCCTCTGAAGATGTGGGAGGGGATCAGAATGGAAATCAACCCGGTCATTCCGGCCGTTTCCACGTTACTTATCTGTTTCTCAATGGTTCTCCTGGTTTCTGTGGAGATACTCCGTCGGCGGCTGCAGTCAAGAATCGCAAGGGCTTGATGAACCAATCTCACAAAGGTATGACCTCCCCGTGGAAAAGAGACTCGATTTTCGATCAATTGCCCTCTTGCTACTGCTGACCGTCCTGTGGGGGGCATCATTTCCGGCCATGAAAATGGCCCTCCACGGGTTCCCACCTGTTTTCCTGGGGACCTTCAGGTTCCTCCTCGCAGGGATTCTGGCTACCTTCTATGGCCTGCTACGAGGGGAACGTCTGGCCCTTCAGAGCAGGACAAGCCCCTTTCTCCTCTTTCTCTACGGCGTTTCCCTCGCCGCTGAAATCGTCCTGCTCCTCATCGGAATCGACCATACCTCTGCCAACCGAGCCTCCATACTCTTCAACACGGCTCCCTTCTGGGTCTTGTCTCTAGCCATCTTCCTTCTTCCCCGTGAGCGCCTCCCACTCAACAAGTGGATCGGCAGCGGACTGGCCTTCACGGGCGTTGTGCTCCTCTTTGTCGGACCTCGGAGCACAAGCGGGCCTTCGGGATTACTGGGGGACATTCTGGTTCTGGCAGCCTCGGGTGTATGGGGGATCAGGATCATACTTCTGAAGTTCTTTCCCGTGGCCATAGGGGTTACTACGATTCAGGTCTGGCAGTTTTTTGTCACAGGAATTCTGCTTGGCCTTCTCGGTCTTTCGGTGGAAAGGGTTTCGGATATACATCTAAGCCTGCCGGTCTTGGTTGCTTTTCTCTATGTGGCGATGGTCGCCAATGCCTTTGGCTTCATGCTCTGGACCTACCTCGTCCAGAAGGAGATGGCCACCCGGGTAGCTCCTTTCATGTTTCTCACCCCGGTCTTTGGAGTCCTGACGAGTGCGGCCTGGCTTAAAGAGGCGCTGACCGGAACCCTCCTGGTAAGCCTTGCCCTCGTAGGGGCGGGAATATTCGTGGTGAACCGGCAGGAGGTGGCCGGCATGGATGCCGGGGGGATCGAGCCCGGCTAGGAGGGAAACTTTCAGCAGGATCAGAACCCGTGTTTCCCCGCCTGAAAAGTGGGAAACCAGAGGTGAGATCCGTGCCTCGACAGGCTCAGTAACACGATTTGAGGACATGGATGAAAGATAGAGAGAGATTCGTAAGATCGATTTTCACTCGGCTCCCGCCGAGCTACCATCTTCTCAACGGGCTGCTCAGCTTCGGGTGGGATCTCTGTCGGGGACGCCTCACCGTGCGGAGGCTCCTCGAGAACAAAGGGGGACTCTTTCTCGACACGGTTACAGGCACCTGTGAGGGGACACGTGAGTTGCTGGGGGCCGATGATACAGCACGGGTCCTCGCGATAGATTTTAGCTCTTCCATGTTGGTCAGAGGAAAGGCCAAGATCGCCCGCCTTTTCCAGACAGACCGTGCCCAGTTCGCCCTTGCCGATGGCCTCTATCTTCCCTCTAGGGGAGAAGCCTTTGACGGTATCATGATCGCGTTTGTCATACGGAACATTGAACAGCGCGGGAAGGCCTTGCAGGAGGCTGCAGCGGTCCTGAAGCCTGGAGGACTGCTGGCGATCCTGGAATTCACGGTGCCGGACGATCACTGGTTTTGGTCCATCTACCGGTTCTATCTCAGGGGTGTCCTCCCCCGCCTAGGGGATCCCCTTTCGCACAACAGGAGCGCCTATCAGTACCTTTCCGACTCGATTATGGGTTTCCCGAGACCCAAGGCCTTTCTGAAGGCCGTGGAGCGGGCCGGTTTTACGGCGGTCCACTACTGTCCTCTGACACTTGGAATCGTCGGGGTCTACACCGGAATGCAACACTGAGCCACAAAACAAACCACTGGAGGAGAAAATGGGAAAGGAGAACTATCGATTCGACACGCTCGCCGTCCATGCAGGTGAGGCCATTGATCCGGTTACAGGAGCCACAATCACTCCCCTCTATCAGACTGCGGCCTTCGGCTATTCCACCGTCGACCACTGGTATCGTGTGGCCACAGAGAAAGAGGCCGGCTTTATCTATTCCAGGAATCGGAACCCAACCCAGGTGGTGGCAGAGGAGAAGATTGCCGCCCTGGAGGGTGCAGAGCGGGCCCTTGTCTTTTCGTCAGGTATGGCCGCCATCACGACTACCCTTCTCTCTCTCCTCTCAAGTGGCGACCATGTAGTCTCGGTCAAGGACTCCTATGGAGGGACCTACCTGATTTTCACGACCCTCCTGCCCAGGTTCGGTGTGGGAGTGGATCTCGTTGAGACGACCGATCCCCGGGCAATTGAAGGAGCCGTAGGCAAGAGAACCAAGGTGGTCTATCTCGAGACACCGACGAACCCTACTCTCAAGGTGATCGACCTGGAGAGGATCTCCGGGTTTTGCCAGGAGCGCAAGATCTGTCTCATCGTGGACAACACCCTGGCCACCCCCTTCAACCAGCAGCCCCTCGGTTTTGGTGCCACCCTGGTGATTCACAGCGCCACCAAGTACCTGGCAGGACATGGAGACGTGGTCTGCGGCGCCGTGGCCGGGCCCTCGGGGCTGATCGAAGAGATCGACCGGTTGCGGGGGATCACCGGGCCATCCCTCGATCCCCATGGGGCGTGGCTTCTTATCCGGGGAATGAAGACCCTGGCTCTCAGGTTGGACCGGCAGAACCGTAACGCCCTTGAGGTGGCCCGGTTTCTGGAGAACCATCCCAAGGTGGTGCGGGTATTTTACCCGGGCCTCGAGAGCCATCCCCAGCACGCCGTTGCGAAGAGGCAGATGAAGGGCTTCGGGGGGATGCTAAGCTTCGAACTCACGGGTGACTACGCTTCCACCAAGCGCTTCCTCGACAGCCTGAGAATCCCCCATCGGGCGGCCAATCTCGGTTCAGTGGAGAGCCTTGTCGGGCCTCCCTCGACGACCTCTCACGTTGAATGCACAGCCGAGGAGAGACAAGCAGCAG encodes:
- a CDS encoding ABC transporter ATP-binding protein, with the translated sequence MMIDQPERQVPENATGGVYLRSLTKRFGRVLAVDNLTLHVREGELLTLLGPSGSGKTTTLMLIAGFELPTSGEIFIRGKNILLVPPFKRNIGMVFQNYALFPHMTVFDNIAFPLQMRKIGKKDTEEKVSRVLELVKLPGFENRYPRQLSGGQQQRVALARALVYDPPLLLMDEPLGALDKKLREYMQIEIRNLQRELKITSIYVTHDQQEALTMSDRIAVFNEGRIQQVGTPDELYERPISRFVADFIGESNFIRGRISRLDGESGVMATADGIDIPCPLLPGFQLHQEVELTIRPEKIKFADTSEHLGVVLEGLVEERIYVGEIVRYRIKISENQTIDLKQQISHGVKPFNKGDRVCVGWSLEDSKIL
- a CDS encoding ABC transporter substrate-binding protein encodes the protein MKIRCSWVCVILAFVAVLVLTNSGYAAQRKLVIVGWGGAWEEGIKKAFADPFEKETGIRVIFTGPIDFGKMKAMVESGKVEWDVLQAGDFRILPAAKAGLLEPIDYSIVDKSVLFPGAAREYGCGGEYEAMVLGYRTDTYKDKTPKGWKDFWDVKRFPGPRSLYKGVFYTLEAALLADGVPPDKLYPLDEDRAFASLDRIKPHVTVWWRMGSQSQALLKDHEVDMISAWNGRVAKLIHRGDPVAISWEQALFVQSAWAVVKNAPHKKEAMEFINFAGRAKNQAVMAEHIYYGPTNPEALKYIPEKVARWMPSYPENFKKSIELSGRYWEKNRDRLTEKFEAWLMK
- a CDS encoding ABC transporter permease, giving the protein MNKRRQSIVPKMGTWIVRYRWIPLLPLLAYLVVFFVLPMSKAFYGSLWDPHFTLAHYSHFFRQPVYLKVIINSFKIALMVTLFSLLLGYPYAYLLSSVSERTASKLLVFVLLPFWISLLVRNYAWMVLLGRNGVFNTILLSTGLVSKPIKLLYSSRGVDIAMVHIMLPYMILSLYAVMKGIDRNLLKAAQSLGANRLRTFVRIFLPLSLPGVGGGCLMVFIMAIGFFITPALLGGPKDTMIAQLIEQNVTLLLNWGFAFAASFVLLLLTVLILLVYNRFLGLDRLWGGTGD
- a CDS encoding ABC transporter permease, with product MDLRPSQVAKTYGSGTDWASLSLYVVCGLVAFYLILPILVVFPMSFSSAEFLTFPPPGFSLKWFLRYFGDPSWIGPTIVSLQVAAMAMILSTVLGTLAAMALVRARIAGRAIIHTFILFPMIIPVIIISIALYSFFTKIGLRGTRIGLVVGHSLLCIPFVVLTVSASLKGFDETLEKAAMICGASRLKTFARITFPMIRPGLISGALFAFIVSFDEIVISMFICGIDTKTLPLKMWEGIRMEINPVIPAVSTLLICFSMVLLVSVEILRRRLQSRIARA
- a CDS encoding DMT family transporter — translated: MEKRLDFRSIALLLLLTVLWGASFPAMKMALHGFPPVFLGTFRFLLAGILATFYGLLRGERLALQSRTSPFLLFLYGVSLAAEIVLLLIGIDHTSANRASILFNTAPFWVLSLAIFLLPRERLPLNKWIGSGLAFTGVVLLFVGPRSTSGPSGLLGDILVLAASGVWGIRIILLKFFPVAIGVTTIQVWQFFVTGILLGLLGLSVERVSDIHLSLPVLVAFLYVAMVANAFGFMLWTYLVQKEMATRVAPFMFLTPVFGVLTSAAWLKEALTGTLLVSLALVGAGIFVVNRQEVAGMDAGGIEPG
- a CDS encoding ubiquinone/menaquinone biosynthesis methyltransferase; the encoded protein is MKDRERFVRSIFTRLPPSYHLLNGLLSFGWDLCRGRLTVRRLLENKGGLFLDTVTGTCEGTRELLGADDTARVLAIDFSSSMLVRGKAKIARLFQTDRAQFALADGLYLPSRGEAFDGIMIAFVIRNIEQRGKALQEAAAVLKPGGLLAILEFTVPDDHWFWSIYRFYLRGVLPRLGDPLSHNRSAYQYLSDSIMGFPRPKAFLKAVERAGFTAVHYCPLTLGIVGVYTGMQH
- a CDS encoding aminotransferase class I/II-fold pyridoxal phosphate-dependent enzyme, whose translation is MGKENYRFDTLAVHAGEAIDPVTGATITPLYQTAAFGYSTVDHWYRVATEKEAGFIYSRNRNPTQVVAEEKIAALEGAERALVFSSGMAAITTTLLSLLSSGDHVVSVKDSYGGTYLIFTTLLPRFGVGVDLVETTDPRAIEGAVGKRTKVVYLETPTNPTLKVIDLERISGFCQERKICLIVDNTLATPFNQQPLGFGATLVIHSATKYLAGHGDVVCGAVAGPSGLIEEIDRLRGITGPSLDPHGAWLLIRGMKTLALRLDRQNRNALEVARFLENHPKVVRVFYPGLESHPQHAVAKRQMKGFGGMLSFELTGDYASTKRFLDSLRIPHRAANLGSVESLVGPPSTTSHVECTAEERQAAGIPETLVRYAPGIEDADDLIADLDQSLEQIG